AGTACACCCTACAAACTGACAATGCCGCGTTTAACCGCAACAATCACAGCCTGGGTGCGATCGCTCACATCTAATTTATTCAAAATTCGATTGACATGGGATTTAACCGTGCCTTCACCAATACTCAAAGCATCAGCAATCTCGGCATTGCTCATCCCCTGTGCCAGCGAGCGGAGTACTTCTAGTTCTCTTTCACTCAGTTCTGGATTGCTGAGGCGCTGTACTAACTTTGCTCCCACATCTGGCGGAATATACTTCTGACCCCGATGAACGGTGCGAATGGCATTTAGAAGCTCGTCTGGTTCAGTTTCTTTCAACAGGTATCCTTTTGCGCCTGCCTGCAATCCCCGATAAATGTCTTCGTCGCTATCATACGTGGTCAGGACTATAATCCGAGCAGATTTAGCGATCGCACAAATTGCACCGATGGCAGCAACTCCTTCCACTTCAGGCATTCGGAGATCCATGAGCGTGACATCCGGTTGGTGTTCCCCAAATAGAGCGATCGCTTGAGACCCATTTTCGGCTTGGGCAATCACCTGCATATCTGGGTCGCGGTTAATAATCGTGGCTAATCCTTGCCGAAAAATGGCATGATCGTCCGCAATCAGAACCCGAATGGTCGTGGCTTGGCTCATCGTGCTACTCCCGATTGACGGTGACAATAATCTCTGTTCCTTGTCCAGGTTGACTTCTAATTGTAAGTTGTGCGCCGAT
This genomic interval from Scytonema hofmannii PCC 7110 contains the following:
- a CDS encoding response regulator; the encoded protein is MSQATTIRVLIADDHAIFRQGLATIINRDPDMQVIAQAENGSQAIALFGEHQPDVTLMDLRMPEVEGVAAIGAICAIAKSARIIVLTTYDSDEDIYRGLQAGAKGYLLKETEPDELLNAIRTVHRGQKYIPPDVGAKLVQRLSNPELSERELEVLRSLAQGMSNAEIADALSIGEGTVKSHVNRILNKLDVSDRTQAVIVAVKRGIVSL